The stretch of DNA CTTTAAGTGATAGAAGACTAACATCTGAGCATGTTTTTTAACATTAGACATTTTTCTCCTTTACAGCTACTCATACCTCTGTCTCACTTTCAGATGCTGCAGGTCAGTCAGTTCACAAAATTACTATTACATGATAAACGTTTGTGTAAATAATATTACAGAAATATTGCATGATTTTCCTCCTTTTCTTAGAGGATGATATCAGATTGGCTACGCCATGCTATGGAAAAGTTGAAATCAAATACAACAACACCTGGGGAACAGTCTGTGATGATAACTGGTCTCTGAAGGATACTAAGGTGGTGTGCAAACAGTTGGACTGTGGTACAGCACTGGAGGCCCCTCAATTAACTCGCCATGGTCAAAGAATTGGAACAATCTGGCATGGTGATTTTAACTGTTCTGGAAGTGAAAGCTCTCTAAGAGAATGTTGGAACAGTGGATTTGGGACACAGAGCTGTGGACGTGATAGGGACGTAGGTGTCGTCTGCTTAGGTGAGGAACATGTTAAGTCATAACTTTGCAATAATTGTATCCTCTCTACTTCTACACTGTATATTTGTTAGTCAATGAATATTTGGTAGTGAAACTCAGATTTAGAATTTGGACGAGATTGATTTTGCAGTCATACTTTGAAGGATATCTTTGATTCAATGCGGATCAGTTCACACTTGTACTGTAAAGAGAGATATGCTGCAGATAAAGCAGGATGACTTGAAGAATCCAACAAAAAATCATCCAAAACAATCCAGGAAATGATGACTTAGGAAAAAACTCGAACTGATCATATAGACATGCTGAGATGGGTAAACAGATAGAAAGAGAAAAGCAGCACACTTAAGAACTGACAAGACACAAGTGGTGACAGAGGACAAAATTACATGCATGCAAAAGAAGGTAAAACCAGCATTACATATGATGTTGGTGTAGATTCTCAATCATCCAGGACATGGTAAAGCTGGAAGCTTGAAAAGAGGGAGACTGGCCTTTTTTCTTCTTGAAGATATCTTAcagaaccagaaaaaaaaaagtctagcTGCCTTTATTCAGACACTTATGGTTACATCTGAGAGAAGAGATCCTTCAAAGAAACAGCTTTATCTTTTCTTAAACAAATAAGACTAGTTGTAAGTCTTGCCTTGAGCTAGGTTTGTTTGTTAAAGCAACTCTAGACAAGTTTGTGGACCTTAAAACTATGTACTTCTGACTTGTTTGTGAGTATTAAAGAGTTTaaatctattacaacagcaacTGCAGAGGAGAGCAACACTCACTATCAGAAACAAAATGATGTGATCTGGCTAAAATAATTGAATTTATCATTAGTGCCTGTCATATGTAACTAGAAAGTCAAATGAGCAAGCAGTTACTTTATTTCTGAGTATTGAAGGAGTAGCTCTGCTCCCCGATCCCTGACAagtatattttattttgtctgttttgaGCTGCCACACTTTAGGCAGTCTGAAATGATGGCTGGGTATGTCTCAGCCAAACACTGTTCTCATCAATGCATTACTTCTTTAATTtaacttcccttttttttatgcagggtcagtgcagcagcagcagccaaacATCACCCTGACATCTCCTAATGGAGGACTGGTCTGGAATAATGAAGTTGCAGAGGTCATATGGGGTTACAGCTTTGTTATCACTTGCTTCACCAACTTTAACTACACTCAAGGTCATTTCATCCTCATCTTCTCTGACTCCAACAAAACCGAGTCAGCAGTCAACAAGTCAGCCTCGTTTCACTTCCCTTTTGCTAAATCTGAAGATCAAGGCCACTACAGATGTGCGTATGAAATAACGCTGCCAACCAGGAAGTTCAAGTCTAAGGAGTCAAAGCCAGTCCATGTCGTCATTGCATGTAAGAAGACCGTGCAACTCAATTTTTGCAAAATGTCATCAGCAATTACATGAGGACTCATGATTCACTGGTTTGAGTGGAACAAGTTGAAAGTGAGACCAGTTTATTAACAGTATCTTTGGTAATACTGTTGAGGATAAAGGAGGTgttcattgtttttgttttattttcaccaTTTAGATCAGTTCACTCTTAAACCAATACAGTATAAAGCGCCAGTACAGTAATACAAGGAAAAATacttgaaatgaatgaaaacaactGAGTTATTATGCTATCTCTGCACAATCAAGCAAGATGATAAGAGGGTTCTGGACTTGAGCAGAGGCATTTCAGTGTCTATTCTTGTCTATATGTGGGTTATCAACGGGTGCTCCAGCCTCCCCTCACAGTCCAAAGACATTCGATAAACTTTTATTGGTGGCCGCCCATTGACTTTTATAACCTTAATTTAAACTCGGAGATATATTGAGGAAACAACCTCATTTACAATAGagctgagacaaaaaaaacacaaaaaacatctgAAGACACGATTACAACACAACATTGAGAACATAAAATAAGCTTAACAGAAGTGATAAGATAGACTGCGAAAACATAGAAGTCTAATTAAAAACAGGAGCAATAGGAAGTAAAATAAGGTGTGATTATGGATTTAAAATTTCCTTATGATATGAGTGTGGCAAGTTTCAGATGGTTTTGTAAGCTATTCAAGGTTTGAAGTGCGCAGTAAGAAAAACTGGACTTTCCAAATTCTGGGCAAGCAGAGGGAACTTTCAGTGTGAGCCAGTCCTTTGAGCTTGTTTGATAAAGACTTGTATTAAAAGATACCAAAGAGTTAATATAAGATGGTACGAGACCAGAGAGAGctttagaaagaaagaaatatcagTGCCTATCACGCCTATTAGACAGAGATGTCCATTCAACTTTAGAGTACAGGTCACAGTGATAGGTGTTGTAGCTGATGCCTGTAATAAATCTCAGGGCTGAATGATTGACGGTATTCAGTGGATGTAAAGTTCTTGCTGATGCATGTCTATATAAAATGTCTCCATAATCTAAAACTGACATAAAAGTTCCCTCGATAAGTTTCTTCCTACAATGCAGAGGAAAGGATGATGTGTTCCTGTAAAAaaagtctatttttttgtcttagtTTACTTACTAGATTAGATATATGATATTTGAAAGTGATTTTTGTCATCAATCCAAAACCCAAGATATTTATATTGACTGTCTTACGGTGACTCTTCCAATGGTTGTACCATTACTTGTGGAGATAGTTTGGTTATTGTTGGGGATATTTTTTGATTTAGTGAAAAGCATGAATTTAGTTTTACCTTCATTAAGAACCAGTTTGTGATTATTAAGAGCAACTTGTAAGTCAGTGAAACAGTGCTGAAGGAGTTCAATAGCAGAGAGTACAGAGtcggatcaaatcaaatcaaatcaaatttatttatatagcacatttcatgtacaaacagatgTACAATACAAAATAGTGTCATCCGCATAAAGATGGATGCTACAGTCAGTGACAGTGGTTACAATGTCATTGATATATAATGAGAAAAGGACAGGTCCAAGGAGAGATTCTTGGGGGGGACCTTTTGCAACATGAGCAAAGTCTGACTCAACATTACCGAGAGTCACACATTGCTGTCTGTTTGCAAGGTAACTTTTAAACCATTTAAAAGCGATATTATCAAATCCAATATTGAGAAGTGTAGTTAAGAGCAGTTCATGGTCAACTGTATCGAAGGCCTTTGAGAGAGGCCCCATAttatgggggaaattttgggtCAAATTGATCGAGatatatgtgagtaaaaatgaatataaatatgaacgaatttataaatgtatatataattaatataaatataaaaatgtgacacacaaataaatgtatatatgtatataaatatacatacatttgtaaatatattttcgagattttaaaataattcacagctgcgtgctttaaagcagactgcaagaaagctggagagacagtggcgttcctctaatttagaagagtctcagttagtctggaaagatagtttaataacgtataagaaagcccttcgtaaagctagaactgcttattattcatcattgatagaagagaataagaacaatcccaggtttcttttcagcactgtagccagtctgactaagagtccgagctctgctgagccagttattcctttaactctcagcagtgatgatttcatgagcttctttattaataaaattgtttctatcagagagaagattgatggagtccttcccactattattagtgatgtatcatcaagtacagcagctttagaagtatctttagaacctgatttgtatttagacggcttctgcccagttgatctctctgaactaacaacagcaatagtctcttctaaaccatcaacttgtgttttagacccaatcccaaccagactgttcaaggaggttttcccattaattgacacttccatattggatttgatcagtctgtctttgttgacaggatatgtacctcagacttttaaggttgctgtaattaaacctttacttaaaaaacctactcttgattcagaagtgttggctcattatagacctatatccaatctcccttttatgtctaaagttcttgaaaaaatagtggcagctcagctttgtgatcatttacacagaaataatttgtttgaagagtttcagtcaggattcagagtgcatcatagcacagaaacagcactgctgaaagttaccaatgatctcctcttagcctctgatagcggacttgtgtctgtgcttgtcctgttggatctcagtgctgcatttgatacggtcgatcacagtatcttattacacagacttgaacatgttattgggattaaaggaactgcattaggctggtttaaatcatatttatctgatagatttcaatttgttcttgtaaatgaagaatcttcctcacacaccagagtaagtcatggagttccccagggttctgtgcttggaccgattctttttactttatacatgcttccattaggtaacattattagacagcatggcataaatttccattgctatgctgatgatactcagctgtacttatctataaaaccagatgaacccaataggttggtcagactacaagcatgtcttaaagacataaagacctggatgactcagaactgtctgctgctaaattcagacaaaactgaagtcgttatctttggacctgagcgtttcagggagaaattgtctagctatatagttactctagatggtatttccttggcttctagttctacagtgaggaaccttggagttatttttgaccagaacttatcatttgactcgcatataaaacaggtttctaggactgccttctttcaccttcgtaatattgttaaaatcaggaacatcttgtctcagagtgatgcagaaaaactaattcatgcatttgttacttcaagattggactactgtaattctttattattgggctgtcccacatattctctgaaaagccttcagttgatccaaaatgctgcagccagagttctgatgagaactaacaggagagatcatatttctccagttttagcttctcttcattggctccctgttaaattcagaatagaatttaagattcttctccttacatataaaactcttaatgaccgagcttcatcatatcttaaagatctcattgtaagatattttcctaacagagcacttcgttcccaaactgcaggtttacttgaggttcccagagtttctaaaagtagaatgggaggcagagccttcagttatcaggcccctcaattgtggaataagctgccagtaaatgtccgggaagcagacaccctttccacttttaagaccaggcttaaaactttccttttttataaagcttatagttaggtctgttgaatctgatagtgtgtctgctagtgtgtcttgttctgcctccacctctggcaccctctatactttcattaccccctacccgaaccagggtttgaatcccatgcccgcttctcttacctcttttatttctccccctacccgaaccagggtttgcatccccaccccgctgtgactggtgtgcagttggtgagaggctgaggtagcttgtggctgtaaaaagatggttgttgtggtgtgaggagcagatctatatagggagtatagggaattactcactgtctggtcctttactttattttattatttattttttcgttagcacaagtttcttgtgtttaccttgaatagggatggctcatgtgatcctgaaacatcccatagttaagctgctataggcctagactgctggggggcctcatctgacacacctttcctcactttactctctttatgtatatgtgatattattgtggtcattaactcgtgtttccctgttccaacagatatcctttgaatggtgttacagtgccgccgtcgcggtggccccctgcccccctccccatcccccccccctccccccccctttcccccccccccctttttctgtcttctcaaaccccagctggtcgaggcggatggccacccttcctgagtctggttctgccagaggtttcttcctgttaaaagggagtcgtttctctccacagtcgcctcaggcacgtcgctcaggccgggagattggaccgaaaaacaaaaagttttcagtgcaatctgttggttttcttagctaggaaattgtttttgaattggctctatatgaacgaattggattattttatgaattatgattattattaattaattgaattccaattggcttgaattggacttactatctaagtgccttgagatgacatttgttgtatttggcgctatataaataaaaatgaattgaattgaaattgaatatgcttgactttgtgtgtgcagtctggcagtctgcattcatggatccattttttgcatttgtggatccattttttgctctcgtgtccatggcgtaattttgacacactcctactgtgctgcaagatgcacaaacaaatgcatgccgatttgaatgtgaacagcggcacagccctctattcacggagcatccaccagatggcagtgcACAGGGCAATGGCAGTGCCTAGCAGTACAAGACAGAGGCTTTGGACGATCAATATGGAGTCGACAAGTGGAACAACTGGATGGGTATGActagcagtttaatcatttatttattacttttcctaaatccctttggctaggcagaatgaaagataaaatgtattaaacttaTTAGTCCAGGGTATTCTTCATTAAGAATGTGTGCCTTGcacactgccatctggtggatgctccgtgaatagagggctgtgccgctgttcacattcaaatcaacatgcatttgtttgtgcatcttgctgcacagtaggagtgtgtcaaaattacgccatggacacgagagcaaaaaatggatccacaaatgcagactgccaaactgcacacacaaagtcaagcatatttattttaaaatcaggaaaatatatttacaaatgtatgtatatttatatacatatatacatttatttgtgtgtcacatttttatatttatattaattatatatacatttataaa from Odontesthes bonariensis isolate fOdoBon6 chromosome 22, fOdoBon6.hap1, whole genome shotgun sequence encodes:
- the LOC142372624 gene encoding uncharacterized protein LOC142372624, which encodes MCQTQRSFLYFLAIATHTSVSLSDAAEDDIRLATPCYGKVEIKYNNTWGTVCDDNWSLKDTKVVCKQLDCGTALEAPQLTRHGQRIGTIWHGDFNCSGSESSLRECWNSGFGTQSCGRDRDVGVVCLGSVQQQQPNITLTSPNGGLVWNNEVAEVIWGYSFVITCFTNFNYTQGHFILIFSDSNKTESAVNKSASFHFPFAKSEDQGHYRCAYEITLPTRKFKSKESKPVHVVIALPLMVLITSVSSGILSLLLAVFLVVCLVLRRRRQYKLPETVVQTQMAVTNSYEGDEEDEEERDYVNIEQMDNTRQMNPAGGVEEDSCSDDCDYENVECDNDGYSKAMEVSVCVDDNTEENEDEEDTSEDENDYVNLAESVAEDSLDIYGEEQDFYSNI